A genome region from Halarchaeum grantii includes the following:
- a CDS encoding DUF4350 domain-containing protein produces the protein MQASDLRTLVVPFAAAVMLVVAVTAGAGVVADYADGPRSTQPDAPAYDAATLLADPVADDGTVPTPDASESKTVVVDVSHGNAVSRSTLQPLVNALVAGGHDVRFYGGGSSPVGYASSEGSAFARTLQDADALVVANPASAYSGDEVDTVEEFSDAGGRVLLLADTPSSATSATSLLGLSTGTSSSASGQPDDVAARFGLTFDAGYLYDMTENANNFQYVYGTPSGGSEFAGDAERVVFDAAVPVVADDDVTTAVAVEDASYSTTRKDGTYSVVVRDGNVVAVGDTWAFSPDGATVADNEVLVGDTAEFLVSGSKTPGAPQTGSPGSTGGTTLPTGGSTGASATA, from the coding sequence ATGCAAGCCAGTGATCTCCGCACGCTCGTCGTACCGTTCGCCGCCGCCGTCATGCTCGTCGTCGCCGTGACCGCCGGCGCGGGCGTCGTCGCCGACTACGCCGACGGCCCGCGTTCGACGCAGCCGGACGCGCCCGCGTACGACGCGGCGACGCTCCTCGCCGACCCGGTCGCCGACGACGGCACCGTCCCGACGCCGGACGCGAGCGAGTCGAAGACCGTCGTCGTGGACGTGAGCCACGGGAACGCCGTGAGCCGAAGCACGCTCCAGCCGCTCGTGAACGCGCTCGTCGCGGGCGGCCACGACGTCCGCTTCTACGGCGGTGGCTCCTCGCCGGTCGGCTACGCGAGCAGCGAGGGGTCGGCGTTCGCGCGGACGCTGCAGGACGCCGACGCGCTCGTCGTCGCGAACCCCGCGAGCGCGTACAGCGGCGACGAAGTCGACACCGTCGAGGAGTTCTCGGACGCGGGTGGGCGCGTCCTCCTGCTCGCGGACACCCCCTCGAGCGCGACGAGCGCGACGTCGCTCCTCGGGCTCTCCACCGGCACGTCGAGCAGCGCGAGCGGCCAGCCCGACGACGTCGCCGCGCGCTTCGGCCTCACCTTCGACGCCGGCTACCTCTACGACATGACGGAGAACGCGAACAACTTCCAGTACGTCTACGGGACGCCGAGCGGCGGGAGCGAGTTCGCCGGCGACGCCGAGCGCGTCGTCTTCGACGCCGCCGTCCCGGTCGTCGCCGACGACGACGTGACGACGGCCGTCGCCGTCGAGGACGCGAGCTACTCGACCACCCGGAAGGACGGCACTTACTCGGTCGTCGTCCGCGACGGGAACGTCGTCGCGGTCGGCGACACGTGGGCGTTCTCGCCGGACGGCGCGACCGTCGCCGACAACGAGGTGCTCGTCGGCGACACCGCCGAGTTCCTCGTCTCCGGCTCGAAGACGCCGGGCGCCCCGCAGACGGGGTCGCCGGGTTCGACCGGCGGGACGACGCTCCCGACCGGTGGCTCGACGGGCGCGAGCGCGACCGCCTGA
- a CDS encoding FKBP-type peptidyl-prolyl cis-trans isomerase: MTISDGDTVTFEYTGRLQDGTAFDTSREDVAEEEGIADDRRDYEPLTAEVGAGEVIEGMEDGLVGLDAGESDTLEIPPEKAYGERTDERVQEFETEQLVEMLGQRPEEGDQLQAQNGQRGTVTHVDDDVVKVDFNPELAGETLVFDIEVVDVE, translated from the coding sequence ATGACGATTTCTGATGGCGACACGGTAACCTTCGAGTACACGGGACGACTGCAGGACGGCACGGCCTTCGACACCTCGCGCGAGGACGTCGCCGAGGAGGAGGGTATCGCGGACGACCGCCGCGATTACGAGCCGCTGACCGCCGAAGTCGGCGCGGGCGAGGTCATCGAGGGGATGGAGGACGGTCTCGTCGGCCTCGACGCCGGCGAGTCGGACACGCTCGAGATCCCGCCGGAGAAGGCGTACGGCGAGCGCACCGACGAGCGCGTGCAGGAGTTCGAGACCGAGCAGCTCGTCGAGATGCTCGGCCAGCGCCCCGAGGAGGGCGACCAGCTGCAGGCGCAGAACGGCCAGCGCGGCACGGTCACGCACGTCGACGACGACGTCGTGAAGGTCGACTTCAACCCCGAGCTCGCCGGCGAGACGCTCGTCTTCGACATCGAAGTCGTCGACGTCGAGTAA
- a CDS encoding LLM class flavin-dependent oxidoreductase — protein sequence MELSAVDLSPVPAEGTASDAYANTVESAQQAERLGYARYWVAEHHGNGDALAGTTPEVLLGHLAAETDSIRLGSGAVLLNHYRPFKVAEQFGALDALAPGRIDAGLGRANGSPAVDSALGTDRRVENPDADHREKLEAVASHLHDDYPDGHPYADLAIPRSDATPPKPWALGSSPSSAKLAGELGLPYCFAAFIRPEFAERAVETYRAHFEASALAGGVDALEAMVALNAVCAPSDEEAARLRAVAEATFARIARGETARITSVEAAIEELGGVPDPTPATLDEGEWPRAISGSPETLAGLLDQLADRLGVEEVMIQHAVADHDDALRSHRLLADGVGLTPR from the coding sequence ATGGAGTTGTCCGCCGTCGATCTCTCGCCCGTCCCCGCCGAGGGCACCGCGAGCGACGCCTACGCGAACACCGTCGAATCCGCCCAGCAGGCCGAGCGACTCGGATACGCGCGCTACTGGGTCGCCGAGCACCACGGGAACGGCGACGCGCTCGCCGGCACCACCCCCGAGGTCCTGCTCGGCCACCTCGCCGCCGAAACCGACTCGATCCGCCTCGGGAGCGGCGCCGTCCTCCTCAACCACTACCGGCCGTTCAAGGTCGCCGAGCAGTTCGGCGCGCTCGACGCGCTCGCGCCCGGCCGCATCGACGCCGGCCTCGGGCGCGCGAACGGCTCGCCCGCCGTCGACAGCGCGCTCGGCACCGACCGGCGCGTCGAGAACCCCGACGCCGACCACCGCGAGAAACTCGAAGCCGTCGCCAGCCACCTCCACGACGACTACCCCGACGGCCATCCCTACGCCGACCTCGCCATCCCGCGCTCGGACGCCACGCCACCGAAACCGTGGGCGCTCGGCTCTAGCCCCTCCAGCGCGAAACTCGCCGGCGAGCTCGGTCTCCCGTACTGCTTCGCGGCGTTCATCCGCCCCGAGTTCGCCGAGCGCGCCGTCGAGACCTACCGCGCGCACTTCGAGGCCTCCGCGCTCGCCGGCGGCGTCGACGCGCTCGAGGCGATGGTCGCGCTGAACGCCGTCTGCGCCCCCAGCGACGAGGAAGCCGCCCGCCTCCGCGCCGTCGCCGAAGCCACGTTCGCGCGCATCGCTCGCGGCGAAACCGCCCGAATCACCTCCGTTGAGGCCGCCATCGAGGAACTCGGCGGCGTCCCCGACCCGACGCCCGCGACGCTCGACGAGGGCGAGTGGCCGCGCGCCATCTCCGGCAGCCCCGAGACGCTCGCCGGCCTCCTCGACCAACTCGCCGACCGCCTCGGCGTCGAGGAAGTGATGATCCAGCACGCCGTCGCCGACCACGACGACGCCCTCCGCTCGCACCGCCTCCTCGCCGACGGCGTCGGCCTCACCCCGCGCTAA
- a CDS encoding heavy-metal-associated domain-containing protein, producing the protein MSETYTVTGMSCEHCEQSVEDAVGALDGVESAAADNEADTLVVEGAPDDDAVADAVSEAGYELSA; encoded by the coding sequence ATGAGCGAAACGTACACCGTCACCGGCATGTCGTGCGAGCACTGCGAGCAGAGCGTCGAGGACGCCGTGGGTGCGCTCGACGGCGTCGAATCCGCGGCCGCGGACAACGAGGCCGACACGCTCGTCGTCGAGGGGGCGCCCGACGACGACGCCGTCGCCGACGCCGTCTCGGAGGCCGGCTACGAGCTCTCGGCCTGA
- a CDS encoding CNNM domain-containing protein: MTPLEVVLRLLAGVGLILANGFFVAIEFGLTRARQFSESEFVDGDSALERAWAMTNDLEIYLTTCQVGITASSIAVGIVAEPALAALFEPYFAGTALASVGAGAVLAFAIINLLHLTHGEQTPTYLGVERSRTVCRYGATPLYWFNRLISPLITLGDAIAKGTLKLFGVEMTGAWLETEEDVLESRADLRNRLDSLLTRGELPEERREEVMNALDADELEIGEIMVPADDIVAISVSAPVEENLERIRSSPHTRFPVVGDDLTDFRGIVYSPSIIDHYEGLTEGTTSFEGIAAPPMTLAADTSVSDAFDQFQAEDQEIALVLRDGEVVGLLTATDALETVMGNLEDPLD, encoded by the coding sequence ATGACTCCGCTCGAGGTCGTCCTGCGACTGCTCGCCGGCGTCGGACTCATCCTCGCGAACGGCTTCTTCGTCGCCATCGAGTTCGGGTTGACGCGCGCCCGGCAGTTCAGCGAGTCCGAGTTCGTCGACGGCGATTCCGCGCTCGAGCGTGCGTGGGCGATGACGAACGATCTCGAGATCTACCTCACGACCTGTCAGGTCGGAATCACGGCGTCGAGCATCGCGGTCGGTATCGTCGCCGAACCCGCGCTCGCCGCGCTCTTCGAGCCGTACTTCGCGGGCACCGCGCTCGCGTCCGTCGGCGCCGGCGCGGTCCTCGCGTTCGCCATCATCAACCTCCTCCACCTCACGCACGGCGAGCAGACGCCGACCTACCTCGGCGTCGAGCGCTCGCGGACCGTCTGTCGGTACGGCGCGACGCCGCTCTACTGGTTCAACCGGCTCATCTCGCCGCTGATCACGCTCGGTGACGCCATCGCGAAGGGGACGCTGAAGCTCTTCGGCGTCGAGATGACGGGCGCGTGGCTCGAAACCGAGGAGGACGTCCTCGAGTCGCGCGCCGACCTCCGCAACCGCCTCGACTCGCTCCTCACGCGCGGCGAACTCCCGGAGGAGCGCCGTGAGGAGGTGATGAACGCGCTCGACGCGGACGAGCTCGAGATCGGCGAAATCATGGTGCCGGCCGACGACATCGTCGCCATCTCGGTCTCCGCACCCGTCGAGGAGAACCTCGAGCGCATCCGAAGCAGCCCGCACACGCGCTTCCCCGTCGTCGGTGACGACCTCACGGACTTCCGGGGCATCGTCTACTCGCCCTCCATCATCGACCACTACGAGGGGCTCACGGAGGGGACGACGTCCTTCGAGGGGATCGCGGCGCCGCCGATGACGCTCGCGGCGGACACGAGCGTCAGCGACGCCTTCGACCAGTTCCAGGCGGAGGATCAGGAGATCGCGCTCGTCCTCCGGGACGGCGAGGTCGTCGGCCTCCTCACCGCGACGGACGCGCTCGAAACCGTCATGGGGAACCTCGAGGACCCGCTCGACTGA
- a CDS encoding pyridoxal-phosphate-dependent aminotransferase family protein, giving the protein MTEKREYTGDYPDKTLYIPGPTEVREDVIEEMAQPMFGHRMDRMTDLYTTIVEDTKEFLGTENDVVVLTASGTEFWEASTLNLVDENILVPTCGSFSERHANVAERLGKDVDRLEYDWGDAVKPEDIRRHLEQSEKHYDVVACVMNESSTGVRNPIEEVGDVLQDYPDTYFVVDAVSALGGDYVDIDAHGIDVIFASTQKAFAMPPGLAVCAVSEEAYERELEKDEASWYGGFQRSLDYYDRKGQTHSTPAIPVMLAYRKQMKYMLEEGHEGRDARHREMAEYTREWAREHFDMFPEAGYESQTVSCIENTQGIDVAATIEEVSEEYDFVFSNGYGSQLGEETFRIGHMGEHDVESIRALTDAIEDVADL; this is encoded by the coding sequence GTGACCGAGAAACGCGAATACACGGGCGACTATCCCGACAAGACGCTGTACATTCCCGGCCCGACCGAAGTCCGCGAGGACGTCATCGAGGAGATGGCCCAGCCGATGTTCGGCCACCGGATGGACCGGATGACCGACCTCTACACGACCATCGTCGAGGACACGAAGGAGTTCCTCGGCACCGAGAACGACGTCGTCGTCCTCACGGCGTCGGGCACGGAGTTCTGGGAGGCCTCGACGCTGAACCTCGTCGACGAGAACATCCTCGTGCCGACCTGCGGGAGCTTCAGCGAGCGGCACGCGAACGTCGCCGAGCGCCTCGGGAAGGACGTCGACCGCCTCGAGTACGACTGGGGCGACGCGGTGAAACCCGAGGACATCCGCCGGCACCTCGAGCAGAGCGAGAAGCACTACGACGTCGTCGCGTGCGTGATGAACGAGTCCTCGACGGGCGTTCGCAACCCCATCGAGGAGGTGGGTGACGTCCTGCAGGACTACCCGGACACCTACTTCGTCGTCGACGCCGTCTCCGCCCTCGGCGGGGATTACGTGGACATCGACGCGCACGGCATCGACGTCATCTTCGCCTCGACGCAGAAGGCGTTCGCGATGCCGCCCGGTCTCGCGGTCTGCGCGGTCAGCGAGGAGGCCTACGAGCGCGAACTCGAGAAGGACGAGGCGTCGTGGTACGGCGGCTTCCAGCGCTCGCTCGACTACTACGACCGGAAGGGCCAGACGCACTCGACGCCCGCGATTCCCGTGATGCTCGCCTATCGCAAGCAGATGAAGTACATGCTGGAGGAGGGCCACGAGGGCCGCGACGCGCGCCACCGCGAGATGGCCGAGTACACGCGCGAGTGGGCGCGCGAGCACTTCGACATGTTCCCGGAGGCGGGCTACGAGTCACAGACGGTCTCCTGCATCGAGAACACGCAGGGGATCGACGTCGCGGCGACCATCGAGGAAGTGAGCGAGGAGTACGACTTCGTCTTCTCGAACGGCTACGGCTCCCAGCTCGGCGAGGAGACGTTCCGAATCGGCCACATGGGCGAGCACGACGTCGAGAGCATCCGGGCGCTCACGGACGCCATCGAGGACGTCGCGGACCTCTGA
- a CDS encoding nuclear transport factor 2 family protein produces MSAADVAAIERLKHQYCYRIDDGDYAEWATLFTEDGRFVMDDGTTYEGRDELEAFGADVFDDVYDETAHVVTNAVVDVDGDTATGRWYLELYHETPDGERGVQQATYRDSFERVDGEWRIADVDLTYGVGL; encoded by the coding sequence ATGAGCGCTGCAGACGTCGCCGCCATCGAGCGGCTCAAGCACCAGTACTGCTACCGAATCGACGACGGCGACTACGCCGAATGGGCGACGCTCTTCACGGAGGACGGCCGCTTCGTGATGGACGACGGCACCACCTACGAGGGCCGCGACGAACTCGAAGCGTTCGGCGCGGACGTCTTCGACGACGTCTACGACGAGACCGCACACGTCGTCACGAACGCCGTCGTCGACGTCGACGGGGACACCGCCACCGGGCGGTGGTACCTCGAACTCTACCACGAGACGCCGGACGGCGAGCGCGGCGTCCAACAGGCCACCTACCGCGACAGCTTCGAGCGCGTCGACGGCGAGTGGCGCATCGCGGACGTCGACCTCACGTACGGCGTCGGGCTCTAG
- a CDS encoding permease gives MDTRDYLILAGLAGLTVVVGAVTTTKPLDAFLLTGAVEAARTTASMVWVTWWALVLGFAIAGGVEAWVDAEDIADHLDSDGPRALALGTFFGFVSSSCSYSAIATAKNLYKKGASAGASLGAFMFASTNLVIEIGFVIWLLLGWQFVLADFLGGLVLIVLMAAVFRYLVPDEILETAREHATADDDTVECPNCGMDVDPEETAYTREVEGTTYYFCSASCMESWNPETANTTIRERATSLAGWRDLADKQHKEWGMLYDEIALGFVFAGILAGFVPQSVWTAVFDAHLFGVDALYVVAMAVVGAVVGIVTFVCSVGNVPFGALLYTEGLPFGGVLSYIYADLIIPPIMQAYREYYGGTFAAILSVTIFACAVVTGVLVHVVFVALHAATGITFVPDPATVRITEIQIELNYKAVLNALAVVAFAVLYWLHATGDDGEMAHDHGDASDH, from the coding sequence ATGGATACACGCGACTACCTGATACTCGCCGGCCTCGCCGGACTCACCGTCGTCGTCGGCGCGGTGACGACGACGAAACCGCTCGACGCCTTCCTCCTCACCGGTGCGGTCGAGGCCGCGCGGACGACCGCGTCGATGGTGTGGGTCACGTGGTGGGCGCTCGTCCTCGGCTTCGCCATCGCGGGCGGCGTCGAAGCGTGGGTGGACGCCGAGGACATCGCCGACCACCTCGATAGCGACGGGCCGCGCGCGCTCGCGCTCGGCACCTTCTTCGGGTTCGTCTCCTCCTCGTGTAGTTACTCCGCGATCGCGACCGCGAAGAACCTCTACAAGAAGGGCGCGAGCGCGGGCGCGTCCCTCGGCGCGTTCATGTTCGCGTCGACGAACCTCGTCATCGAGATCGGCTTCGTCATCTGGCTCCTCCTCGGCTGGCAGTTCGTCCTCGCGGACTTCCTGGGCGGGCTCGTCCTCATCGTCCTGATGGCGGCGGTCTTTCGCTACCTCGTCCCGGACGAGATCCTCGAAACCGCGCGCGAGCACGCGACGGCGGACGACGACACCGTCGAGTGCCCGAACTGCGGGATGGACGTCGACCCCGAGGAGACGGCGTACACCCGCGAGGTCGAGGGCACCACCTACTACTTCTGCTCGGCGTCCTGCATGGAGTCGTGGAACCCCGAGACGGCGAACACGACGATTCGCGAGCGCGCCACCAGCCTCGCGGGGTGGCGCGACCTCGCGGACAAACAGCACAAGGAGTGGGGGATGCTCTACGACGAGATCGCGCTCGGCTTCGTCTTCGCCGGCATCCTCGCGGGCTTCGTCCCGCAGTCCGTCTGGACGGCCGTCTTCGACGCCCACCTCTTCGGCGTGGACGCCCTCTACGTCGTCGCGATGGCGGTCGTCGGCGCCGTCGTCGGCATCGTGACGTTCGTCTGCTCCGTCGGCAACGTCCCCTTCGGCGCGCTCCTCTACACCGAGGGCCTCCCGTTCGGCGGCGTGCTCTCCTACATCTACGCCGACCTCATCATCCCGCCGATCATGCAGGCCTACCGGGAGTACTACGGCGGGACGTTCGCGGCCATCCTCTCCGTGACCATCTTCGCCTGCGCCGTCGTCACGGGCGTGCTGGTTCACGTCGTCTTCGTCGCCCTCCACGCCGCCACCGGCATCACGTTCGTCCCCGACCCCGCGACCGTGCGCATCACCGAGATCCAGATCGAGCTCAACTACAAGGCCGTGCTGAACGCGCTTGCGGTCGTCGCGTTCGCCGTCCTCTACTGGCTCCACGCCACCGGCGACGACGGCGAGATGGCGCACGACCACGGCGACGCGAGCGACCACTAA
- a CDS encoding Sec-independent protein translocase subunit TatA/TatB: protein MPGGMELAIVLLIAVLLFGASKIPKLARSTGQAMGEFQRGREEIDQELEDIREGSDADASDVETEESTRSANSS, encoded by the coding sequence ATGCCCGGCGGGATGGAGCTAGCGATCGTCCTCCTCATCGCCGTACTGCTCTTCGGCGCGAGCAAGATTCCGAAGCTCGCGCGCTCGACGGGGCAGGCGATGGGCGAGTTCCAGCGCGGCCGCGAGGAGATCGACCAGGAACTCGAGGACATCCGCGAGGGCTCCGACGCAGACGCGAGCGACGTCGAGACCGAGGAGTCCACGCGCTCCGCGAACTCCAGCTAA
- a CDS encoding LolA family protein produces the protein MPRNSPSRRVLAIGLVGVLLLAGCSTLPTGGLSDADAVGEHVQQRYDRIDSYTATVTKTVETPTTSASVRATLDVETGERMRLTYESGARAGTTETVDLAASDAARPVLSTGLERAGDGQRASYGALAETLVRTSNVTLERTTVLDGHRTAVVSLDPASDANASTSVERRVWIDTERRLPLKVETTWTGADGATTTETVRYANVTVHEHDAASGETGEATA, from the coding sequence ATGCCCCGCAATTCACCCAGCCGCCGCGTCCTCGCCATCGGACTCGTCGGCGTCCTCCTCCTCGCCGGTTGCTCGACGCTCCCGACCGGCGGTCTCTCGGACGCCGACGCCGTCGGCGAGCACGTCCAGCAGCGCTACGACCGCATCGACTCCTACACCGCGACCGTCACGAAGACCGTGGAGACGCCGACGACGAGTGCGTCCGTCCGCGCGACCCTCGACGTCGAAACCGGCGAGCGCATGCGCCTCACCTACGAGTCGGGCGCGCGCGCCGGCACCACGGAGACCGTCGATCTCGCGGCGAGCGACGCCGCGCGCCCCGTCCTCTCGACCGGCCTCGAGCGCGCTGGCGACGGCCAACGCGCGTCCTACGGCGCGCTCGCGGAGACGCTCGTCCGCACGAGCAACGTCACGCTCGAGCGCACGACGGTCCTCGACGGCCACCGGACGGCCGTCGTCTCGCTCGACCCCGCGTCGGACGCGAACGCGTCGACGAGCGTCGAGCGCCGCGTCTGGATCGACACCGAGCGTCGCCTCCCGCTGAAGGTCGAGACGACGTGGACAGGCGCGGACGGCGCGACGACGACGGAGACCGTCCGCTACGCGAACGTCACTGTCCACGAGCACGACGCGGCGTCGGGCGAGACGGGTGAGGCGACCGCATGA
- a CDS encoding DHH family phosphoesterase — MSKASDLRDLLADGDTLTIICHNNPDPDCLASALALGRIAAAVGIDDRRILYSGDVSHQQNRAFVNLLDIDLQPFDPTLVRDREPGSLLAFVDHAVPGANNRVPEGTPVDVVIDHHPADEIEARFVDHRESAGATATILTEYVRELAVETDAALATALLFAIRRETLGFLRGVTRAEYDAAGYLHEHANDDLLARLSTPSVSGATLDAIATAIQNRTVRGAALISHVGRTTDRDSLPQAADYLATLEGVETAVVFGIVEASIHVSARSTDPRVHIGDALAEAFAGVGSAGGHREMAGGEVPLGIFADYTTDDTQLLAIVEQIVTARLVAGLNLTEGEAGDEE, encoded by the coding sequence ATGAGCAAGGCGAGCGACCTCCGCGACCTCTTGGCCGACGGCGACACGCTCACGATCATCTGTCACAACAACCCGGACCCGGACTGCCTCGCGAGCGCGCTCGCGCTCGGGCGTATCGCGGCCGCCGTCGGCATCGACGACCGGCGCATCCTCTACAGCGGCGACGTCTCCCACCAGCAGAACCGGGCGTTCGTGAACCTCCTCGACATCGACCTCCAGCCGTTCGACCCCACGCTCGTTCGCGACCGCGAGCCGGGGTCGCTGCTCGCGTTCGTCGACCACGCGGTGCCGGGCGCGAACAACCGCGTCCCCGAGGGAACGCCCGTCGACGTTGTCATCGACCACCATCCGGCGGACGAGATCGAGGCGCGCTTCGTCGACCACCGCGAGTCGGCGGGCGCCACCGCGACGATCCTCACGGAGTACGTCCGCGAGCTCGCGGTCGAGACGGACGCCGCGCTCGCGACCGCGTTGCTGTTCGCGATCCGCCGCGAGACGCTCGGCTTCCTCCGTGGCGTGACGCGCGCGGAGTACGATGCCGCCGGCTACCTCCACGAGCACGCGAACGACGACCTGCTCGCGCGACTGTCGACGCCGTCAGTCTCGGGGGCGACGCTCGACGCGATCGCCACCGCGATCCAGAACCGGACGGTTCGCGGCGCCGCGCTCATCTCGCACGTCGGCCGGACGACCGACCGCGACTCGCTCCCGCAGGCCGCCGACTACCTCGCGACGCTCGAAGGCGTCGAGACGGCGGTCGTCTTCGGTATCGTCGAGGCGAGCATCCACGTCAGCGCGCGCTCGACCGATCCGCGCGTCCACATCGGTGACGCGCTCGCGGAGGCGTTCGCGGGCGTCGGGAGCGCGGGCGGCCACCGCGAGATGGCGGGCGGGGAGGTGCCGCTCGGCATCTTTGCGGATTACACGACCGACGACACCCAACTGCTCGCCATCGTCGAGCAGATCGTGACCGCGCGCCTCGTCGCCGGCCTCAACCTCACCGAGGGGGAGGCGGGAGACGAGGAGTAG
- a CDS encoding DUF5789 family protein, translating into MPLEPADIYERVAESCHFPAERATVVEAVGDVEVGADDGTSVSLESVLARTDESSFASARDLHHAVLANLGEEHVGRTDYDDRSSNPARDSQESF; encoded by the coding sequence ATGCCACTCGAGCCAGCCGACATCTACGAGCGCGTCGCGGAGTCGTGTCACTTCCCGGCCGAGCGGGCGACCGTCGTCGAGGCGGTGGGCGACGTCGAGGTGGGCGCGGACGACGGCACGTCGGTGTCGCTCGAGTCGGTGCTCGCGCGCACCGACGAGTCTTCGTTCGCCTCCGCGCGCGACCTCCACCACGCGGTGCTCGCGAATCTCGGCGAGGAGCACGTCGGGCGCACCGACTACGACGACCGCTCGTCGAACCCGGCGCGCGACTCCCAGGAGTCCTTCTAG
- a CDS encoding S49 family peptidase — translation MNRRLSTAGRLVVVAAVVGLLVGAVVAPTVWDRTTGPDGSVAVIEMHSTITTETASGVVDNLRDARQNDSIDAVVLDVDSPGGSAAASEQLYLAVKRTQQVMPVVVSVTGMAASGSYYMSAPADAIYVTPASSVGSVGVRATLPSEGVPTGEVVTGPDKGSTGTQTEVRQRVESLRRAFVGSVMAERNDSIALTRAELSHAKVYSGVRGVELGLADSVGGVDTAIGDAAGRAGLGDYAVVRMESPQPDVLSQLGLGADTGSERGAGTHATFGYSGTDTVHYLMLHGSLETPDTEVSINASQ, via the coding sequence ATGAATCGGCGCCTCTCGACCGCCGGACGACTCGTCGTCGTCGCCGCCGTCGTCGGTTTGCTCGTCGGCGCGGTCGTCGCGCCGACCGTCTGGGACCGCACGACCGGCCCGGACGGCTCCGTCGCCGTCATCGAGATGCACAGCACCATCACCACGGAGACCGCGAGCGGCGTCGTCGACAACCTCCGCGACGCCCGACAAAACGACTCGATCGACGCGGTCGTCCTCGACGTCGACAGCCCCGGCGGTTCGGCGGCCGCGAGCGAACAGCTCTACCTCGCCGTCAAGCGCACCCAGCAGGTGATGCCGGTCGTCGTGAGCGTCACCGGGATGGCGGCCTCCGGGAGCTACTACATGAGCGCGCCGGCGGACGCGATCTACGTCACGCCCGCGAGCAGCGTCGGGAGCGTCGGCGTCCGCGCCACCCTCCCGAGCGAGGGCGTACCGACCGGCGAAGTCGTCACCGGCCCCGACAAGGGCTCGACCGGGACGCAGACCGAAGTCAGACAGCGCGTCGAGTCCCTGCGGCGCGCGTTCGTCGGGAGCGTGATGGCCGAGCGGAACGACTCCATCGCGCTCACGCGCGCCGAGCTCTCGCACGCGAAGGTCTACTCGGGCGTTCGCGGCGTCGAACTCGGCCTCGCGGACTCCGTCGGCGGCGTCGACACCGCCATCGGCGACGCAGCCGGTCGCGCCGGCCTCGGCGACTACGCGGTCGTCCGCATGGAGTCACCGCAGCCCGACGTGCTGAGCCAGCTCGGACTCGGCGCCGACACAGGGTCGGAACGCGGCGCTGGCACGCACGCGACGTTCGGGTACAGCGGCACCGACACGGTCCACTACCTGATGCTCCACGGGTCGCTCGAAACCCCCGACACGGAGGTGTCCATCAATGCAAGCCAGTGA